A single Carcharodon carcharias isolate sCarCar2 chromosome 39 unlocalized genomic scaffold, sCarCar2.pri SUPER_39_unloc_1, whole genome shotgun sequence DNA region contains:
- the LOC121274853 gene encoding uncharacterized protein LOC121274853, translating to MSGRGKGGKGLGKGGAKRHRKVLRDNIQGITKPAIRRLARRGGVKRISGLIYEETRGVLKVFLENVIRDAVTYTEHAKRKTVTAMDVVYALKRQGRTLYGFGAFVIMARTKQTARKSTGGKAPRKQLATKAARKSAPATGGVKKPHRYRPGTVALREIRRYQKSTELLIRKLPFQRLVREIAQDFKTDLRFQSSAVMALQEASEAYLVGLFEDTNLSIMSGRGKGGKGLGKGGAKRHRKVLRDNIQGITKPAIRRLARRGGVKRISGLIYEETRGVLKVFLENVIRDAVTYTEHAKRKTVTAMDVVYALKRQGRTLYGFGG from the exons ATGTCTGGTAGAGGGAAAGGAGGCAAAGGACTGGGGAAAGGTGGAGCGAAGCGGCACCGCAAAGTGCTTCGCGATAACATCCAGGGCATCACCAAACCGGCCATCCGCCGCCTGGCTCGCCGTGGCGGTGTCAAGCGTATTTCGGGCCTGATCTACGAGGAGACCCGCGGGGTGCTGAAGGTTTTCCTGGAGAATGTGATCAGGGATGCTGTCACCTACACCGAGCACGCCAAGCGGAAGACGGTCACCGCCATGGATGTGGTTTACGCTCTGAAACGCCAAGGCCGCACTCTCTATGGATTCGGCG CGTTTGTTATCATGGCCAGGACCAAGCAGACAGCGCGCAAGTCGACTGGAGGGAAAGCTCCCCGCAAGCAGCTGGCGACCAAAGCTGCCCGCAAGAGCGCTCCAGCCACGGGCGGCGTGAAGAAGCCCCATCGCTACAGGCCCGGCACTGTGGCTCTGCGGGAGATCCGCCGCTACCAGAAATCCACCGAGCTGTTGATCCGCAAACTGCCCTTCCAGCGCCTGGTGCGGGAgatcgctcaggacttcaagaccGACCTGCGCTTCCAGAGCTCGGCCGTCATGGCCCTGCAGGAAGCCAGCGAGGCTTACCTGGTGGGGCTCTTTGAGGACACCAACCT AAGCATCATGTCTGGCAGAGGAAAAGGAGGCAAAGGACTGGGGAAAGGTGGAGCGAAGCGGCACCGTAAAGTGCTTCGCGATAACATCCAGGGCATCACCAAACCGGCCATCCGCCGCCTGGCTCGCCGTGGCGGTGTCAAGCGCATTTCGGGCCTGATCTACGAGGAGACCCGCGGGGTGCTGAAGGTTTTCCTGGAGAATGTGATCAGGGATGCTGTCACCTACACCGAACACGCCAAGCGGAAGACGGTCACGGCTATGGATGTGGTGTACGCTCTGAAACGCCAGGGCCGCACTCTCTATGGATTCGGCGGCTGA
- the LOC121274879 gene encoding histone H2AX-like has protein sequence MSGRGKTGGKARSKARSRSSRAGLQFPVGRVHRLLRKGNYAERVGAGAPVYLTAVLEYLTAEILELAGNAARDNKKTRIIPRHLQLAVRNDEELNKLLGGVTIAQGGVLPNIQAVLLPKKSGASAATKTK, from the coding sequence ATGTCTGGAAGAGGAAAGACTGGTGGGAAAGCTCGGTCCAAGGCCAGGTCTCGCTCCTCCCGGGCCGGACTGCAGTTCCCGGTGGGCCGCGTTCACAGGCTGCTGAGGAAGGGTAACTACGCTGAGCGTGTGGGTGCTGGAGCCCCGGTCTATCTGACCGCCGTGCTGGAGTACCTGACGGCTGAAATCCTCGAGCTGGCCGGCAACGCGGCCCGGGACAACAAGAAGACCCGCATCATCCCCAGGCATCTGCAGCTGGCCGTCCGAAATGACGAGGAGCTGAACAAGCTGCTGGGAGGGGTGACCATTGCTCAGGGCGGGGTGCTGCCTAATATCCAGGCCGTGCTGCTGCCCAAGAAGTCCGGGGCCTCTGCAGCCACCAAGACCAAGTGA
- the LOC121274928 gene encoding histone H1-like has translation MTDTADAETAPPAAPAAQVKTPKKKKKAAPRSGAAGPKLGEQILKVVADCSDRKGMSLPAIKKALRGKGLDVDKLGSQIKQSIKRNVKNGFLVQVKGTGASGSFKVPKNTPQGKVGKKAKAAAGKKSPVKKAAAKKVTAKKAAAKKTPVKKAAAKKSPAKKAAAKKSPAKKAAAKKTAKKSATPKKPVKKAAPKKKSPVKKVTAVKKVAKARAKPKTR, from the coding sequence ATGACCGACACCGCAGACGCCGAAACGGCTCCTCCAGCCGCTCCCGCCGCCCAGGTCAAGACTCCCAAGAAGAAGAAGAAGGCGGCTCCCCGGAGCGGAGCAGCCGGTCCCAAGCTGGGCGAGCAGATCCTCAAGGTTGTGGCGGATTGCAGCGATCGCAAGGGGATGTCGCTGCCCGCCATCAAGAAGGCGCTGCGCGGCAAAGGGCTGGATGTGGATAAACTTGGCTCCCAGATCAAGCAAAGCATCAAGAGAAATGTGAAGAATGGCTTCCTGGTTCAGGTCAAGGGCACAGGCGCCTCGGGATCCTTCAAAGTCCCTAAGAACACACCCCAGGGGAAAGTGGGCAAGAAGGCGAAGGCAGCAGCTGGCAAGAAATCTCCAGTGAAGAAAGCGGCAGCCAAGAAGGTGACGGCAAAGAAAGCAGCGGCCAAGAAAACTCCAGTCAAGAAAGCAGCAGCCAAGAAATCCCCAGCGAAGAAAGCAGCAGCTAAGAAGTCCCCAGCCAAGAAAGCAGCAGCCAAGAAAACAGCCAAGAAGTCGGCAACTCCAAAAAAGCCGGTGAAGAAAGCAGCCCCCAAGAAAAAGTCTCCTGTCAAGAAGGTGACGGCCGTCAAAAAAGTGGCGAAAGCGAGGGCCAAGCCCAAAACCAGATAA
- the LOC121274872 gene encoding histone H2AX-like — MSGRGKTGGKARSKARSRSSRAGLQFPVGRVHRLLRKGNYAERVGAGAPVYLAAVLEYLTAEILELAGNAARDNKKTRIIPRHLQLAVRNDEELNKLLGGVTIAQGGVLPNIQAVLLPKKSGASAAAKTK; from the coding sequence ATGTCTGGAAGAGGAAAGACCGGTGGGAAAGCTCGATCCAAGGCCAGGTCTCGCTCCTCCCGGGCCGGACTGCAGTTCCCGGTGGGCCGCGTTCACAGGCTCCTGAGGAAGGGTAACTACGCTGAGCGTGTGGGTGCAGGAGCCCCGGTCTATCTGGCCGCCGTGCTGGAGTACCTGACGGCTGAAATCCTCGAGCTGGCCGGCAACGCGGCCCGGGACAACAAGAAGACCCGTATCATCCCCAGGCACCTGCAGCTGGCCGTCCGCAACGAcgaggagctcaacaagctgctgggagggGTGACCATCGCTCAGGGCGGGGTGCTGCCTAATATCCAGGCCGTGCTGCTGCCCAAGAAGTCCGGCGCTTCTGCAGCCGCCAAGACCAAGTGA